A part of Microbulbifer sp. MI-G genomic DNA contains:
- the yaaA gene encoding peroxide stress protein YaaA produces the protein MLIVISPAKSLDYESDIPTLDTTQPDFLVESAALVKRLRALSPQQISSLMKISDKLGVLNYDRFQTWKRPFTDRNARPALLAFKGDVYTGLEAGSMGKRDFAYAQKHLRMLSGLYGLLRPLDLMQPYRLEMGTRFENARGKNLYEFWGDRITLALNEQLHRLKSRELVNLASNEYFKSVHPDALNAEVITPHFKDLKNGQYKMISFFAKKARGMMSRWAIDHRVKKAVALKEFAVAGYRYSPEMSTQRDWIFIRDRVE, from the coding sequence ATGTTAATAGTGATTTCTCCAGCCAAGTCGCTGGATTATGAAAGCGATATTCCCACGCTGGATACAACCCAGCCGGATTTCCTGGTGGAATCCGCGGCATTGGTCAAGCGGTTGCGGGCTTTGAGTCCGCAGCAGATTTCCAGCCTGATGAAGATTTCCGACAAGCTGGGTGTTCTGAATTATGATCGCTTCCAGACCTGGAAGCGGCCTTTCACCGACCGGAATGCGCGCCCTGCCCTGCTTGCCTTCAAAGGCGATGTGTATACCGGCCTTGAGGCTGGAAGCATGGGCAAGCGCGATTTTGCCTATGCGCAAAAGCATCTGCGTATGCTCTCCGGCCTCTATGGCCTGTTGCGCCCCCTGGACCTGATGCAGCCCTACCGCCTGGAGATGGGTACCCGGTTTGAAAATGCCCGCGGCAAGAACCTGTACGAGTTCTGGGGAGACAGAATAACCCTGGCCCTTAATGAACAGCTGCACCGCCTGAAGAGCCGCGAGCTGGTCAATCTGGCTTCCAATGAGTATTTCAAATCAGTTCACCCCGACGCGCTCAATGCAGAGGTGATTACACCGCACTTCAAGGACTTGAAAAACGGCCAGTACAAGATGATCAGTTTCTTTGCCAAGAAAGCGCGCGGCATGATGAGTCGCTGGGCCATCGATCATCGGGTAAAAAAAGCAGTGGCGCTTAAGGAATTTGCTGTGGCTGGGTATCGCTATAGCCCGGAGATGTCCACCCAGCGCGACTGGATATTTATCCGGGACCGGGTGGAATGA
- a CDS encoding DUF938 domain-containing protein: MRNLPLPDAPSCARNRDPILQHLRRLLTDRQRVLEVGSGTGQHAVYFAPHLPHLVWQTSEREDMLPGVRAWLASAPADNLCDPLALDVDTPWPALSVDTVFTANTLHIMPAESVERFFQQLPSVLQPGGLLIVYGPMKIDGAFIGPGNVDFDRWLKARNPLSGIRALEWLDQLAADAGFGREELNYLPANNQLVVWRRE, translated from the coding sequence ATGAGGAATTTACCGCTTCCGGATGCCCCTTCCTGTGCCCGCAACCGGGATCCAATTTTGCAGCACCTGCGCCGCCTGTTGACGGATCGTCAGCGGGTGCTGGAAGTGGGGAGTGGTACCGGCCAGCACGCGGTCTACTTTGCTCCACATCTGCCACACCTGGTGTGGCAGACTTCCGAGCGGGAGGACATGTTACCCGGGGTTCGCGCCTGGCTCGCCAGCGCTCCTGCCGACAATCTGTGTGACCCCCTGGCCCTGGATGTCGATACGCCCTGGCCAGCGCTGAGTGTCGACACGGTTTTTACCGCCAATACCCTGCATATTATGCCTGCGGAGTCTGTGGAGCGTTTTTTTCAACAGTTGCCGTCGGTGTTGCAGCCTGGCGGGCTTTTGATTGTTTACGGCCCCATGAAAATTGACGGGGCATTTATCGGACCCGGCAATGTTGATTTTGATCGCTGGTTGAAAGCGCGCAATCCCCTTAGTGGTATTCGCGCCCTCGAGTGGCTGGATCAACTGGCTGCAGATGCGGGGTTTGGGCGCGAAGAGTTAAACTACCTGCCGGCCAACAACCAACTGGTGGTCTGGCGCAGAGAATAA
- the phoR gene encoding phosphate regulon sensor histidine kinase PhoR — protein sequence MFDRSIGEFSRFVLIALGCIILGFIWGNWSIALIAGLAVYLVSLLWQQHRFNRWLAGGRRGPSPSTFGIWGEIYDDFYRIQRRHRRERQKLHAMLRRVQDSTNALREGIVALENGDNLAWWNPAAGELLGLQASDTGQSLVNFVRDPGFVSYMHSDASGVREPLTLPAPGNEALLLQLEVTRYGQNEALVIVRDITRLRNLEQMRRDFVANVSHELRTPLTVITGYLETLQGSDVAPPPWQRPLAQMEEQAARMAALVNDLLLLARLETSECKIGDVPVDVSELIGRVAREARSFSGGRHKVLVQCETDSRIRGDAGELHSAFANLVLNAVKYSPAGGTIQLRWWQDRRGGHFSVQDQGIGIDPVHIPRLTERFYRVDPGRSRGSGGTGLGLAIVKHVLLRHCGEMSIESTPAQGSTFTLHFPEHKLTAKPVPTPKASEEMANT from the coding sequence ATGTTTGATCGCAGTATTGGCGAGTTTTCGCGTTTTGTCCTTATTGCCCTGGGCTGCATCATCCTCGGTTTCATCTGGGGCAACTGGTCGATTGCCCTGATCGCGGGCCTGGCTGTCTATCTGGTATCGCTGTTGTGGCAGCAGCATCGCTTCAATCGCTGGCTGGCCGGTGGCCGGCGCGGCCCGTCGCCCTCCACCTTTGGCATCTGGGGGGAGATCTACGACGATTTCTACCGTATACAGCGCCGCCACCGCCGTGAAAGACAGAAATTGCACGCCATGTTGCGCCGGGTACAGGACAGCACCAATGCCCTGAGAGAGGGCATAGTGGCGTTGGAGAACGGCGATAATCTGGCTTGGTGGAACCCCGCCGCCGGTGAACTCCTCGGCCTGCAGGCCAGTGATACCGGGCAGTCGCTGGTCAACTTTGTGCGTGACCCCGGCTTTGTCAGTTACATGCACAGCGACGCCAGCGGAGTGCGGGAGCCCCTCACCCTGCCAGCCCCCGGCAACGAGGCCCTCCTACTTCAGCTGGAAGTCACCCGCTACGGCCAGAATGAAGCACTGGTCATTGTTCGCGATATCACCCGCCTGCGCAATCTGGAACAAATGCGCCGCGATTTCGTCGCCAATGTTTCCCATGAACTGCGCACGCCCCTGACCGTGATCACCGGCTACTTGGAAACCCTGCAGGGCAGTGATGTGGCACCGCCACCCTGGCAGCGGCCATTGGCACAAATGGAGGAGCAGGCCGCGCGCATGGCGGCACTCGTCAACGATCTGCTGCTGTTGGCGCGCCTGGAGACCTCTGAGTGCAAGATTGGTGATGTGCCGGTGGATGTAAGCGAACTGATAGGGCGGGTTGCGCGGGAGGCGCGCAGTTTTAGCGGCGGTCGCCACAAGGTCTTGGTACAGTGCGAAACCGACAGCCGCATCCGTGGCGACGCCGGCGAGCTGCACAGCGCCTTCGCCAACCTGGTGCTCAACGCCGTGAAGTACAGCCCGGCGGGGGGGACAATCCAGCTGCGTTGGTGGCAGGACCGTCGTGGCGGTCATTTTAGTGTACAGGACCAGGGCATCGGCATAGATCCGGTACATATTCCCCGATTGACAGAACGCTTTTACCGGGTCGATCCCGGTCGTTCGCGGGGCAGTGGTGGGACCGGGCTGGGATTGGCCATCGTTAAGCATGTATTGCTGCGCCACTGTGGCGAGATGAGCATAGAGAGCACCCCCGCTCAGGGCAGTACCTTCACGTTGCACTTTCCCGAGCACAAGTTGACCGCAAAACCCGTCCCCACACCGAAAGCCAGTGAAGAGATGGCCAACACCTAG
- the phoB gene encoding phosphate regulon transcriptional regulator PhoB, with protein sequence MHSKTILIVDDEAAVRDMLRVALEMADYRCLEAENAREAHALVIDEKPDLILLDWMLPDVSGVELARRLKRDELTTAVPIIMLTAKGEEDNKIKGLETGADDYITKPFSPRELVARLKAVLRRAGPATPEDPLSAGHLVLDPLSHRVTIKGQPVDMGPTEFRLLTFFLSHQERAYTRTQLLDHVWGGNVYVEERTVDVHIRRLRKALALDRHDRYIQTVRGTGYRFSVQTVEKV encoded by the coding sequence ATGCATAGTAAAACGATCCTGATTGTCGATGATGAGGCCGCGGTGCGCGATATGCTGCGGGTGGCACTGGAAATGGCGGATTACCGTTGTCTGGAGGCGGAGAATGCGCGCGAGGCCCACGCTCTGGTTATCGACGAAAAGCCGGACTTGATTCTGCTGGACTGGATGCTGCCGGATGTGTCCGGGGTGGAACTGGCCCGGCGTCTCAAGCGCGACGAACTGACCACTGCCGTGCCCATTATCATGCTCACCGCGAAAGGCGAGGAAGATAATAAAATCAAAGGGCTAGAGACCGGCGCGGACGACTATATTACCAAGCCCTTCTCCCCCCGCGAACTGGTGGCCAGACTGAAAGCGGTGTTGCGCCGCGCTGGCCCGGCCACTCCCGAGGACCCCCTCAGCGCCGGGCATCTGGTACTGGACCCTCTCAGTCACAGGGTCACCATCAAGGGCCAACCGGTCGATATGGGCCCCACCGAATTCCGCCTCCTTACTTTCTTCCTCTCCCACCAGGAGCGCGCCTATACCCGCACCCAGCTGCTCGACCATGTCTGGGGTGGTAATGTCTATGTGGAGGAGCGCACCGTGGACGTACATATCCGCCGCTTGCGCAAGGCCCTAGCACTGGACCGCCACGACCGCTATATCCAGACGGTGCGGGGCACCGGCTATCGATTTTCTGTGCAAACTGTTGAAAAAGTGTGA
- the ubiA gene encoding 4-hydroxybenzoate octaprenyltransferase, giving the protein MPYWQLARMHKPIGILLLLWPTWSALWLAAGGWPGLHLSAVFTLGVILMRAAGCAVNDFADREIDRHVKRTAGRPLATGSISPRAALGLFAGLSAVAFGLVLTTNTLTITLSLPALGLAFCYPFAKRHTHLPQVVLGAAFSMGIPMAFAAVSGEIPPQAWLLYTANLLWTLCYDTFYAMVDRDDDLKIGVKSTAILFGDMDRGLTATLQLLVLIALLFLGQRFGLGTVYYLGLVAVAILFTYQQWLIRKRERDACFQAFLNNNWVGLAIFMGISMQYLLN; this is encoded by the coding sequence ATGCCCTACTGGCAGCTGGCACGTATGCACAAGCCCATTGGTATACTGCTACTGCTGTGGCCCACCTGGTCCGCGCTGTGGCTGGCCGCCGGCGGTTGGCCTGGATTGCACCTGTCAGCCGTGTTTACGCTCGGGGTGATCCTGATGCGCGCAGCTGGCTGTGCGGTCAACGACTTCGCCGATCGTGAAATTGATCGCCATGTGAAACGCACAGCGGGGCGTCCGCTCGCCACCGGCAGTATCTCCCCCCGTGCGGCTCTGGGGCTATTCGCCGGACTCAGCGCTGTGGCTTTCGGGTTGGTGCTGACTACCAACACACTCACGATAACCCTGTCGCTGCCGGCCCTGGGGCTCGCTTTTTGCTACCCCTTTGCCAAGCGTCACACCCATCTGCCGCAGGTAGTCCTGGGGGCCGCTTTCAGTATGGGTATCCCCATGGCTTTTGCCGCGGTCAGCGGCGAAATCCCCCCCCAGGCATGGCTGTTGTACACAGCAAACCTGTTGTGGACCCTGTGCTACGACACCTTCTACGCGATGGTGGACCGCGACGACGATCTGAAAATCGGGGTGAAATCCACAGCAATCCTGTTTGGCGACATGGATAGGGGTTTGACTGCAACCCTGCAGCTATTGGTATTGATCGCTCTTTTGTTCCTCGGTCAGCGCTTTGGATTGGGCACCGTCTATTATTTGGGTTTGGTCGCTGTGGCGATACTCTTCACCTACCAGCAGTGGCTGATTCGCAAGCGGGAGCGGGATGCCTGTTTTCAGGCTTTTCTCAACAATAACTGGGTGGGTTTGGCTATTTTCATGGGTATATCAATGCAATACCTGCTGAATTAG
- a CDS encoding chorismate--pyruvate lyase family protein, whose translation MYQSPFVPTGDWHGQLLEPAHPQPPQVLLPWLEYPGSLTAALKRLSRGDFRVQVLSQCWQLPHAEECRALNLRTHSRALVREVLLYGLGHPWVFARSILPLRSLQGKSRNLRSLDNRPLGELLFSEPGIRRGNMEFNHLTRNPCLQLAALDRESDNAWGRRSTFWLRDKPLLVAETFLSSFRPDGPPSGATASNDRENPP comes from the coding sequence TTGTACCAATCCCCGTTTGTGCCCACTGGCGATTGGCATGGGCAGTTGCTTGAGCCGGCCCACCCTCAGCCCCCACAGGTGCTGTTGCCCTGGCTGGAATACCCCGGTTCGCTCACTGCCGCACTCAAACGACTGAGCCGGGGGGATTTTCGCGTGCAGGTATTGAGCCAGTGCTGGCAACTACCCCATGCGGAGGAGTGCCGCGCACTCAATTTGCGTACACACAGCCGAGCGCTAGTGCGCGAAGTGCTGTTGTACGGTCTCGGCCACCCCTGGGTCTTTGCACGCAGCATCCTGCCTTTGCGCAGTCTGCAGGGCAAATCCCGCAACCTGCGCAGTCTGGACAATCGGCCGCTGGGGGAATTGCTGTTCAGCGAGCCCGGCATTCGCCGTGGCAATATGGAGTTCAACCACCTGACACGCAACCCCTGCCTGCAACTGGCAGCACTCGATAGGGAGAGTGACAATGCCTGGGGGCGCCGCTCCACATTCTGGCTGCGGGACAAGCCACTGCTGGTAGCCGAGACTTTTCTCTCGAGCTTCCGGCCCGACGGGCCGCCCAGCGGGGCCACCGCATCCAACGACAGAGAGAATCCGCCTTGA
- a CDS encoding dicarboxylate/amino acid:cation symporter: protein MGLTTRIVIGMVTGIALGLLFNTLSMSGFPGAGVNEAINVYLTEGLFDIVGQIFIASLKLMVVPLVLVSLISGACALSEGSRIGPLAGKTILLYMITTAIAITLALCLALVFQPGVGVNEAAAQATAVFQPKQPPPLSEVLVNIFPTNPVAAMAEGNMLQIIVFALLMGYAISRCGEPGQRIAAFFNDLNSVVLRMVGVLMVFAPYGVFALLAKTFADLGLAGLVQLGKYFLVVLGALLLHALGVYSLILKLLSGLNPLELLKKMRSTMVFAFSTASSAATIPVTLSTVEKRLGVDNKVAAFTIPLGATINMDGTAIMQGVATVFIAQFFGVEIGLIGYLTVILTATLASIGTAGVPGVGLIMLGMVLQQVGLPLEGIAIVIGVDRLLDMVRTAVNITGDSVVSSVVAKSEGALDEEIFYDANYDSVGIGDSKNTIGAH, encoded by the coding sequence ATGGGGCTTACTACCAGAATTGTGATAGGCATGGTTACGGGTATTGCCCTTGGCCTGTTATTTAATACGCTCAGTATGAGCGGGTTCCCGGGGGCCGGGGTCAACGAGGCGATTAATGTCTACCTCACCGAAGGCTTGTTCGATATCGTCGGCCAGATTTTTATCGCCTCATTGAAACTCATGGTGGTACCGCTGGTGTTGGTTTCCCTGATCAGCGGTGCCTGCGCCCTATCGGAAGGCAGCCGCATTGGGCCACTGGCGGGTAAAACAATTCTGCTCTACATGATCACCACGGCAATAGCTATCACCCTGGCTTTATGCCTGGCTTTGGTATTTCAGCCCGGTGTCGGTGTGAACGAGGCAGCGGCACAGGCAACTGCCGTCTTCCAGCCAAAACAGCCTCCGCCACTCTCCGAGGTGCTGGTGAATATTTTCCCCACCAATCCGGTGGCAGCCATGGCCGAGGGCAATATGCTGCAGATCATTGTGTTTGCTCTGCTGATGGGTTATGCCATCTCCCGCTGTGGTGAACCGGGGCAGCGCATTGCCGCTTTCTTTAATGACCTCAACAGTGTTGTCCTGCGCATGGTCGGGGTGTTGATGGTATTCGCTCCCTACGGGGTCTTTGCCCTGTTGGCGAAGACCTTTGCAGATCTGGGGCTAGCAGGTTTGGTGCAGCTTGGGAAGTACTTCCTGGTTGTGCTGGGGGCCCTGCTGTTACACGCTCTGGGTGTCTATTCACTGATTCTCAAACTGCTGAGTGGGCTCAATCCGCTGGAGCTGCTCAAGAAGATGCGCTCCACCATGGTGTTCGCCTTCAGCACCGCCTCTTCGGCCGCCACCATCCCGGTGACCTTGTCGACCGTGGAAAAGCGCCTGGGTGTTGACAACAAGGTAGCGGCATTCACTATCCCGCTTGGGGCCACCATCAATATGGATGGCACCGCAATTATGCAGGGAGTGGCCACAGTCTTTATTGCCCAGTTCTTCGGTGTGGAGATCGGCTTGATCGGCTATTTGACCGTGATACTCACGGCGACCCTGGCCTCCATCGGTACTGCCGGTGTGCCTGGCGTCGGCCTGATTATGCTGGGTATGGTGCTACAGCAAGTGGGGCTGCCACTGGAGGGGATTGCCATCGTAATCGGTGTCGACCGCCTGCTGGATATGGTGCGCACTGCAGTGAATATTACCGGTGATTCGGTAGTGAGCAGTGTAGTGGCGAAAAGTGAAGGCGCCCTGGACGAGGAGATTTTCTACGACGCTAACTACGACAGCGTGGGCATCGGCGATTCTAAAAATACCATCGGCGCCCATTGA
- the recG gene encoding ATP-dependent DNA helicase RecG: MPSDRALTSLAEQPVTALKGVGDRFAQVLEKLHIRSLQDLLFHLPLRYQDRTRVIPIADLNAGQEAVIEGEVATADIVFGRRRSLVVRLQDNSGIITLRFFHFSAAQKSRFARGVRLRCYGEARHGNAGLELCHPETEIVHGAAAVTERALTPVYPLTEGVSQRRMRGLVQQVLAQLQDRQIAELLPPELLPKALRYPLRDALVYLHSPPADTQQAQLAAGLHPLQQRLALEELLAHHLSLLELRRNSARATAPPLIVNTALERDFLARLPFSLTAAQQRVCQEIATDLARDYPMMRLLQGDVGAGKTLVAAMAALRGIGAGAQVAIMAPTEILAEQHRLNFSAWLEPLGIVVAQLTGSLKATRRRKQLAQVASGEAQLVVGTHALFQAEVAFHNLALVIIDEQHRFGVRQRLELREKGAASGAIGRHQPHQLIMTATPIPRTLAMSAFADLDCSIIDELPPGRQPIQTVAISNDRRDQVMERVHTAIAEGRQAYWVCTLIEESESLQAQAAESTSLELTEVLDGVRVALVHGRLKPEQKEQVMSAFTAGEVDLLVATTVIEVGVDVPNASLMIIENPERLGLAQLHQLRGRVGRGSIASHCVLLYGKPLSNNGRARLQALRQHSDGFAIAEEDLRLRGPGEILGTRQTGEIQHRIADLQRDAGLLPQVQRIAASPALNQEIRRLLIRRWLQNKPRFAEA, from the coding sequence GTGCCATCTGATCGAGCCCTAACCAGTCTGGCTGAACAGCCTGTTACCGCCCTGAAGGGCGTTGGGGATAGATTTGCCCAAGTATTGGAAAAACTGCACATTCGCTCCCTGCAGGATTTGCTCTTCCATCTGCCACTGCGCTACCAGGATCGCACACGGGTTATCCCGATTGCCGATCTGAATGCGGGGCAGGAGGCGGTGATTGAAGGGGAGGTGGCTACAGCGGATATTGTGTTCGGGCGTCGGCGCAGCCTGGTGGTGCGACTACAGGACAACAGCGGTATCATCACCCTGCGTTTTTTCCATTTTTCCGCAGCGCAGAAAAGCCGCTTTGCCCGCGGGGTACGCCTGCGCTGCTACGGCGAGGCGCGCCATGGCAACGCCGGGCTCGAACTCTGCCACCCGGAGACCGAAATAGTGCACGGTGCGGCCGCTGTCACCGAGAGGGCGCTAACCCCGGTGTATCCTCTCACTGAGGGCGTGAGCCAAAGGCGCATGCGCGGGCTGGTACAACAGGTGCTGGCGCAACTGCAGGATCGCCAGATCGCCGAACTGCTACCCCCGGAACTGCTCCCGAAGGCCCTGCGCTACCCCCTCAGAGATGCCCTCGTCTACCTGCACTCGCCCCCCGCCGACACCCAACAGGCGCAGCTGGCCGCCGGTTTACACCCGCTACAGCAGCGCTTGGCGTTGGAGGAATTGCTCGCCCACCATCTGAGTCTGCTGGAACTCCGCCGCAACAGCGCCAGGGCCACTGCGCCGCCCTTGATCGTGAATACCGCCTTGGAGCGGGATTTTCTCGCGCGCCTGCCTTTTTCCCTGACCGCAGCCCAGCAACGGGTGTGTCAAGAAATTGCTACAGACCTGGCCCGGGATTATCCCATGATGCGCCTGCTACAGGGCGACGTCGGTGCCGGCAAGACCCTGGTCGCAGCCATGGCGGCACTCAGGGGCATTGGCGCCGGTGCCCAGGTGGCGATTATGGCCCCCACGGAGATCCTCGCCGAACAGCACCGCCTGAATTTCAGCGCCTGGCTGGAGCCCCTCGGCATTGTGGTGGCGCAGCTTACCGGCAGCCTCAAGGCCACTCGGCGCCGCAAACAGTTGGCACAAGTGGCCAGTGGCGAGGCCCAACTGGTGGTGGGTACTCATGCACTTTTCCAAGCGGAGGTGGCTTTCCACAACCTGGCGCTGGTGATTATCGATGAGCAGCACCGCTTCGGGGTGCGCCAGCGCCTGGAGCTGCGTGAGAAGGGTGCCGCCAGCGGTGCCATCGGCAGGCACCAGCCGCACCAACTGATCATGACAGCAACACCGATTCCACGCACTCTGGCCATGTCCGCCTTCGCCGACCTGGACTGCTCGATCATCGACGAGCTGCCTCCGGGACGGCAACCTATCCAGACGGTGGCTATTTCCAATGATCGTCGTGATCAGGTGATGGAACGGGTGCACACTGCCATTGCCGAGGGCCGCCAGGCTTACTGGGTCTGCACCCTGATTGAGGAGTCTGAAAGCTTGCAGGCCCAGGCGGCAGAGTCCACCTCACTGGAATTGACCGAGGTGCTCGATGGGGTGCGGGTAGCCCTGGTACATGGCCGCCTCAAGCCGGAACAGAAAGAACAGGTGATGAGCGCCTTCACTGCGGGGGAAGTGGACCTGCTGGTGGCAACCACCGTGATCGAAGTGGGGGTGGATGTGCCCAACGCAAGCCTGATGATTATTGAAAACCCGGAACGGCTCGGTCTGGCGCAACTGCACCAGTTGCGCGGGCGTGTCGGGCGGGGTTCCATCGCCAGTCACTGCGTGCTTTTATACGGCAAGCCACTGTCGAACAATGGCCGTGCGCGTCTGCAGGCCCTGCGCCAGCACAGTGATGGCTTCGCCATCGCCGAGGAGGATCTGCGCTTGCGCGGGCCTGGTGAGATTCTCGGCACCCGCCAGACCGGTGAGATCCAGCATCGGATTGCCGATCTGCAAAGGGATGCCGGGCTACTGCCGCAGGTACAGAGGATTGCTGCATCCCCGGCACTCAATCAGGAAATACGGCGCCTGCTGATCCGGCGCTGGTTACAGAACAAGCCCCGTTTCGCCGAGGCTTGA
- a CDS encoding hydrogen peroxide-inducible genes activator: MTLNELRYIVTLAQEQHFGRAAERCYVSQPTLSIAVKKLEKELGVALFERSKTRVQATPLGERIVAQAQLVLEQSAAIKDIASAGKDQLASPLSVGAIFTIGPYLFPHFIPQLQHLAPEMPLYVEEGYTATLRQRLRKGDLDTIIIALPFTEPDVVTQPLYDEPFVVLLPADHPLTEYESLSPDQLTEDNVLLLGEGHCFRDQVLEACPHLLLSMEKHAGGGGIRTASDGSSLETLRHMVASGLGITILPLSAATAPQYASGLLETRSFTAPGPHRTVALAWRASFPRHRAIDILREAIGQCHLIEP; encoded by the coding sequence ATGACTCTCAATGAATTGCGCTACATCGTCACCCTCGCCCAGGAGCAGCATTTCGGCCGAGCCGCCGAACGCTGCTACGTGAGCCAGCCAACGCTGTCGATTGCGGTCAAAAAACTGGAAAAAGAACTGGGCGTGGCGTTGTTTGAGCGCTCCAAAACCCGGGTTCAGGCAACGCCTTTAGGAGAGCGCATTGTCGCCCAGGCCCAGCTGGTATTGGAACAGTCGGCGGCAATCAAGGACATCGCCAGCGCGGGCAAGGATCAGCTTGCCAGCCCCCTGTCTGTGGGCGCAATCTTTACCATCGGGCCCTATCTGTTCCCACACTTTATACCGCAACTGCAGCACCTGGCCCCGGAAATGCCCCTCTATGTGGAAGAGGGTTATACGGCCACCCTGCGCCAGCGCCTGCGCAAGGGGGATCTGGATACGATTATTATCGCGCTGCCTTTCACCGAACCGGATGTGGTTACTCAACCCCTCTATGACGAGCCTTTTGTGGTGTTATTGCCGGCGGATCACCCCCTGACAGAGTATGAGAGTCTCTCCCCGGATCAGCTCACTGAGGACAATGTCCTGCTCCTCGGCGAAGGGCACTGCTTTCGCGATCAGGTCCTCGAGGCCTGCCCGCACCTGCTACTGAGCATGGAGAAGCACGCTGGTGGAGGGGGCATCCGCACTGCTTCTGACGGTAGCTCTCTGGAGACCCTGCGCCATATGGTGGCTTCCGGGCTCGGCATTACCATACTGCCTCTGTCCGCCGCCACAGCGCCGCAGTACGCCAGTGGCCTGCTGGAAACCCGTTCCTTCACGGCGCCGGGGCCACATCGCACCGTTGCTCTGGCCTGGCGAGCCAGCTTCCCGCGCCACCGTGCCATTGATATCTTGCGTGAGGCGATCGGCCAGTGCCATCTGATCGAGCCCTAA
- a CDS encoding GlsB/YeaQ/YmgE family stress response membrane protein — protein sequence MGILSWVILGLIAGALAKWIMPGKDPGGWIVTMAIGIIGAFIGGWLGALAGIGGPVTGFGFGDIITATIGAIIFLAIYRLLKRRGN from the coding sequence ATGGGAATTCTATCCTGGGTCATTCTCGGACTGATTGCCGGCGCCTTGGCGAAGTGGATTATGCCCGGAAAAGACCCCGGTGGCTGGATAGTCACAATGGCCATTGGCATTATTGGTGCCTTTATCGGCGGTTGGCTGGGTGCCCTGGCGGGGATTGGCGGACCGGTGACTGGTTTTGGTTTTGGCGACATAATAACAGCGACCATTGGTGCAATTATCTTTCTCGCAATTTACCGCCTGCTCAAGCGGCGCGGAAATTAG
- a CDS encoding NAD-dependent epimerase/dehydratase family protein: MTQQENLWILGCGDLGARLALSIDRDKYTVYGMRRNPLVALASKRRADVVNWRRGDATKARDIERLLAAGADIVLATFSPDEHTPGGYQRAYVETASALGEVIPLLPKPPRLVLWVSSTRVYGQSEEELIDELTPPVPGSFQGEALLKAEEIIRAAVPAACIVRFAGIYGPGRDRLLSQVRAGRCAPPQPPQYSNRIHVDDCIGFLLHLIERHKRGWTPEPLYIVADSKPVPMYELQQWLVKAMGYTSAHLREIVQTSERRSKRLGNQRMLASGYVLKYPDYKAGYGALLEAEG, encoded by the coding sequence ATGACACAACAAGAAAATCTTTGGATCCTTGGGTGTGGTGACCTCGGAGCGCGTTTGGCGCTGAGTATAGACCGTGACAAATACACAGTGTACGGCATGCGGCGCAACCCGCTGGTGGCTCTGGCGAGCAAGCGCCGCGCGGATGTGGTCAACTGGCGCAGGGGGGACGCCACCAAGGCGAGGGATATAGAGCGATTGCTGGCTGCCGGGGCCGATATTGTCCTCGCCACTTTCAGCCCGGATGAGCATACACCAGGCGGTTACCAGCGAGCCTATGTGGAAACCGCCAGCGCCCTCGGGGAGGTAATCCCGCTTCTGCCAAAACCGCCACGGCTGGTACTCTGGGTATCCTCCACCCGGGTTTACGGACAGAGTGAGGAGGAGTTGATCGACGAGCTGACTCCGCCGGTGCCCGGCAGTTTCCAAGGGGAGGCGCTGCTGAAGGCGGAGGAAATCATACGGGCGGCTGTACCCGCCGCCTGTATTGTGCGCTTTGCCGGTATCTATGGACCGGGCCGCGACCGCTTGCTGTCACAAGTTCGCGCCGGGCGCTGTGCACCACCACAGCCGCCCCAGTACAGCAACCGTATCCATGTGGATGACTGTATCGGCTTTCTGCTGCACCTGATCGAGCGGCACAAGCGGGGCTGGACCCCGGAGCCGCTCTATATTGTCGCGGACAGCAAACCTGTGCCCATGTACGAGTTGCAGCAATGGCTGGTGAAGGCCATGGGTTATACCAGTGCACATTTGCGCGAGATAGTGCAGACCAGCGAGCGGCGCTCAAAGAGGCTGGGGAACCAGCGCATGCTGGCCAGCGGTTACGTGTTGAAATACCCGGATTACAAGGCCGGCTACGGCGCCCTGCTGGAGGCGGAGGGTTGA